In Paenibacillus protaetiae, the genomic stretch ACCGCTCCATCCTGCAGATGGCTTTGCCCGATCGCCTGCGGCTGGATATGGCCGCCTGCTACTGCAGCCGAGGCCAGCTGTCCGGATCCGACTGCTCCCGGCGCTATTTTATCGCTTGTTACGCTGCCTTTCCCCATCTTGGCAGCCGTTACGCTCAGATCGGACAGTTTATCCGTCGAGACCGATTCCGGCGAAAGCTTCAGCGATGTAACTGCGTAATCAGCCAAATGATGCGATAAAATATTACCCGCTGCAATATGACGGTCCCATACCGCACCGAATGCAAGCTTCTGGCTGCTGACGGCGCCGTCTTGAACTTTGCTTGCACTTACGCTGCTATCCTCCAGATGGCCTTCGCCTATCGATTTCGGCGCAATATGGCCGCCGGCAACCGATTCCGGCGCAATGGCTGCTCCCGTTACCGCTTTAGGCGATATATGATGGCTGCGTACCGCTTCGGGAGCGATATGGCGAAACATCACCGCTTCGTCCTGCACATGCCTCGCTCCAACCGCTCCGTCCGCCAGCTTGCTGTCCGTTACAGCCCCGTTCGCCAGCTTGACTTCCGTTACGGACGTATCCGCCAGTTGCTCCGTATCGACCGAAAGGGCAGCCAAATGTTCATGCTGCACGGCGTTAGGCGCAAGCTTCTCATAGGTAACAATTGCCGCCTTCAAATGCGCTTCGTCAACCGCGCCAGACTGCAGCTGGTTACCGGATATGGCTTGAGGCGCAATATGCCGGTTATGCACTTGGCTGTCGCCAAGCTTATCGGAGCTAATGCTTCCGCTGCCCAGATGGCGGTTTTGTACCGCTCCGTCGGACAACTTTGCCGCCGTTACGCTTTGGTCGGCTATTTTCGACGAGGTTACGGCTTGATCGACCAGCTTGATCGTAGAGATGGATTGGTCGGACAGCTTCGTTCCCGTAATAGACTGAGGAGAGAGATGGCTGCTTATAATTTGCTCGTCTGCGATATGCCAGCTCCGAATCGCTCCGCCTTGAATATGTTCGGCCGAAATCACTTCTTTTTCCAGATGAGACCCGCCGACCGATTCCTGCTGAAGCTCCCTTGCCCCGATGGATTCCGCTGCCAGATGGCTGCCCGTCAGTTCGCCCGGGGCCAAATGCTTTCCCGTCAGCACACCTTCGCCAATATGCTCTGCCTGCAGCAAACCCGGTTTTAAATGAGCGGAATCAATGGCTTCAAAAGCGATTTTATGTTCATCTACAGCGCCGTCCCGCAGCTTGTCGTTCGTAACGGAACCGTCGGCCAGTTTTAGAGCGCTAATGCTCTCATTGGCCAAATTTTCCGTCCGGATCGCGCCGATACGGATTTTATCCGATGTGACCGCCTGATCGGCCAGCAGCTCCGTCGCAATTAAAAACGGTTTTAAATGGCGGGTTTCAATACTGCCGTCAGCAATTTTATGCGGCCCAATCGTCCGGTCCGCCAGTTTCTCCGACGTAATGCTGTTATCCTGAAGCTTATGGCTGCCGATCGAATAATCCAAAATTTTGGCGCCGGTAATGGAGTTGTTGGTCAAATGTTCCGATTTGATGGTTTCTTCTGCAATTTTGGAAGCGGTGACCGCTCCGTCCGCCAAGTGGATGTTTTGCACCGCCGCATCAGCCAGCGCTTCTGCGCCCACCGCGCCGGGCGACAGCTTGTCGCCCGTTACAGCAAAAGGCGCGAATTTGCTCGTTGTAATCGAGCCGTCCACGATATCATCGGCGTAAATAAAAGGCGCCGGGCCTGCTTCTTCGCGGCGTTCCTCCGCCAGCTGCACCCTGTCATCGTAAGATTCCACAATCTCCTCTTCAGCCGGCAATTCAAATTGATCCAAGATCTCCTCTTGCTCGTCATACGCCAATAATGACTGCAGCGCATCCTCCGGCAACGTTTCGCCGTCATAGGCTGCTGCATCAGAAACTTCGATTGCTTCTTCCTCCAAATCATTTACGCTTGCCGTGCTGCTTACCGTCACCTTTGTTTCCTCGTATGGTGCAGACTGCTGCTGGCGGAAAGCCGACGGCGCCGCAGACGGGGTTACCGTTTTGTGGACCGATTTTTTCCGGGACAGCTCATCAATCCAGTTTAACTCGGAAGTATTCGGATTATCGACGTAAAAAAGCGGTCTTCGAGCTTTTGAGCCTCTTGCCTTTTTGCTCTTTGCCATAGCCCTCTCCTTCTTCCCTCATGGAATGTCTTAGGCAATATATGCAATGACCTATGGGCTGGCTACTCGATTGGCATGCATGCAAAAAGACTTCCGCAGGTGCCCGGTAATGGGCTCGGAAGTCTCTGTGCCATATTATTTAGCTTTGGAAAGCAGATATAAGAAATAAGGAGCGCCGATTACCGCTACAATAATGCCGGTAGGAATTTCCGATATCGTGCGGGACACCGTATCGGCAACCATCACAATGAGTCCGCCGCATAAAGCCGAAGCCGGAAGCAGCTGCTGATGGTTGGGGCCGACGAGGCGGCGCGCCAGATGGGGGCCGATCAAGCCGATAAAGCTGATCCCGCCGCCAACGGCGGTACAAGCCCCGGCAAGCCCCACAGCTGCGCCAAGCAGCAGCAAGCGGTCCCGTCCGACCGGCGAACCAAGGCCGGTTGCCAGCTGATCGCCTAAATGAAGCACATTTAGCGCGCGGGATTTATAAACGGTGTACGGGATCAGAATTACGATCCATGGCAGCAGCGCCGCCACATACGTCCAGCTCGTTCCGTTAATGCTCCCTGCAATCCATATTTGAATTTTTTGATATTGATCCGGATTAATCCGCAGCGTCAGCACCAGTATAGCCGCATTAATGGCTTGGGCAATCGCCACGCCGGCCAGTATCATCCGTGTCGGAATAACGCCTTGGTGGCGCTTGTAGGAGAAAGCGTAAATAATAACCGCTGCCGCCATTGAACCAAGAAATGCAAAAATCGGCATAATCAGAACGGAACCTGACCGATCCATCTGAATGAAGCTGATGTATAAAACAACCATCAGGCTTGCGCCGGAGTTAATGCCCAGCAAACCCGGATCAGCCAGCGGGTTGCGCGACAAGCTTTGCAGAATGCAGCCCGAGATGGCGAATCCCATGCCGATCAGTACGGAAGTGACGATACGAGGCAGGCGAAAGTCAAACAATATCATGGATTGTTTGTCGGTTCCCATGCCAAACAGCGTTTGCAGCACATCGAGCGGCGAAAGCCGTATATAACCGGTGTTCATGCTGACCAAAAAAGTAATGATGATAAGAACAGCCAGGACGGTTATGACAAAAGCTGCCCGTCTGCGTCTTAAGGCTTCAATCGCTGCCATTTATGCTTCCCCCTTTTGCTTGCGCGCGATATAAAGGAGGAACGGCACGCCGATAATGGCGATTAAAGCGCCTACCGGCGATTCGGACGGAGGATTGACCAGCCTTGCGGCAATATCGGCCAACATCATAAACACGCCGCCCACTATAGCCGAGCATGGAATAATCCATCTGTAATCCACCCCGACCCAAAAACGGGACAGGTGGGGAATAAGCAGCCCGACAAAAGCGATCGGTCCCGCGATGGATACGCCTGCTCCTGCCAGTATAAGCACAAACAGCAGCCCAACCGCTTTAACCCACCCTGTTTTTTGTCCGAGGGACACTGCAACTTCTTCGCCAAGGCTGAGCAGCGTTATCGAACGTGAAATAATAATCGACCCGACTATTGCGGCAATCATCCAGGGGCCAACCGCGGCAAGCTGCTTCCAGTTCGTTCCGGCTACGCCGCCGGCCTGCCAGAAGGCTACGTCCTGGCCGATTTTGTATGCAATTTGAATCCCTTCGCTGACAGCCATAAACAATGCGCTTACAGCCGCGCCGGCCAGCGTCAGCCGGATTGGCGTCAAACCGCCTTTCGCCAGCGAACCGATCCCGTACACAATTCCGGCGCCAGCGGCGGCACCGACAAAACACATGGCCATAATAAACATATAGGACATGCCCGGCGCCATCGCGATGCAAATGGCGAGAGCCAGCCCCGCTCCCGCGTTAAGCCCAAGCAAACCGGAATCGGCAAGCGGGTTGCGCGTCATGCCCTGCATGATGGCGCCCGCTACGGCAAGACCCGCGCCGACAAGGGCGGCCGCAGCGGAGCGGGGAATGCGAAGCTCCTGTATAATGACGTGCTGCGTATTGTTTGTGTCGTAATGGAAGATGGCCTGCCATACGGTCGAAAGCTTAATATCAGCCGCGCCGACAGATACGGACAGCCCAAAGATAAGGATTAGAGCGGCAGCGCCCAGCAGTAAAACCAAAGAGGCTGTAACCGGCCGCGTCTTCCCCTTCATCTCCTTGCGAATTTGACGTTCTGAGGTCACCATGTATGTACTACCTTTCCGCATGCATCTTATTTTATGATAACGATTCTCATTACCGATATTATCATTTAGAAGCTTTTTGTTCAACGCTTTTTTACCCTATAAAAAAAACCGTCCCTTTCAGAACGGCTGTTGCTGGCCGAAAGACAGGTGCTGCGCCATTATTCATGCAGCACATTCAGCCACTGCTCAGCAGTATGGCGCCATGTAAATTTCTGCTCTACAAGCTGGCGGCTGTTGCGGCCCATATCTTCACGTAACGCAGTATCTCTTAACAGCATGTCGAGCCGCTCCAGCAATTCCATTTCGAGCAGATCCGGGTTAATGAGAAAGCCTGTATGCCCGTCTACAATAATTTCCTTCATGCCCCCGGCCGATGTCGCCACAACCGGAATGCCGCATGCCATCGCCTCGACATTGACAAGCCCAAACGCTTCACGCTGGCCGGACGGTACAACCGCGATATCGGAGGACAGAAACCAATCCGCTACTTCCGGATGCGGCACATAGGGGACAAACCGGACCGTGCCGTGGCATCTGCGTGCCAGACGCTCCAGCGACAGCGAATACTCGGTTTTCCGGAACGAGCCGTAAAACGGGCTGCCCACAATGACCACCAGCAGCTCGGGATGCCGCATCGCCAGCTGCGGAACGATATGGAGCAAATGATGAACCCCTTTTAACGGAATGAGCCGCCCGATAAAAATAACGACTTTCCGCCCGTACAGCCCTTTAAGCAGGCGCTGCTCCTCCCTCCGCCATGCGCCCTCCGGCGAGAAACGGGAAATAAACCGTCCCGTATCCACGCCCGGGTATACGACACGCAGGCGCCGCGCCGCTTCCGGCACCCTTTTCTCAACTTCGCCGCGTATAAATTCGCTGTTGACGATAATTTTGTCCGAAGCGAGCAAGCTTTTCCGTAACGCCTTCCGGGAAATATACCTCGGCCCGATAAACGTCGTGGAATGCAAATTAAGCCATAGCCTTTTGCCGGGATGAGCCGCCTTCAGCCTCGTCACCATAACCGGCCTGTTCTCCACCTGAATAATTTGCGGCGCGAATCTGCGGATCGCTTGGCCGACAAGCCTTGTGTAAACCGCTTTATTGCTGGCGGGATAACGCTCGCAAATAACGTTTGCCACTTTCCCTTTTTTGGAGAGATTCCGGCTTGCCCTGCCGTAGATGCGCGGTTCGATTACCGGGGATAGAAGCGGCACAAATTTCTCTACCACTCTTTCAACCGAGCTGCTTTTTGAAGAAGGAATCGGGAATGAACCGGGTGTAACAAACGCCACTTTTGTGGGAGACATGCTTTATCCCCTTCCGACATGTTATGCTCAGGCGACTTCAATAAACCGTATTGCAGTAACATACGCAAGGAGAGGGCTGCTTGAACCCGGCACATGCCGCATAGCGGCGTTTAACTTACTCCGGTCCGGCTTCTGGAGCCGGCAGCATAAATAAATGCGGCAGCAATCGAATACAATGCAAGATATGCCCCGCTTGCCATAAATAACGGATTAAGCAACACGATATGAACTTCGGTTAAAAAAACAGTGCCGTGCAGCAATGTACGCGCAACCGAACCGGATACGGACATGATAAACAGAAACAGGGCCGCGGCTGCGGCATAATCGCACCACTCTTTTGCCCGGGCATCGCGAAGCCACCACATGACCATCGCTCCGGACCCGGCTGCAAGCACAATGGCGGTTACTAACGTAATCATTTATCTATCACCTCATTTGTCAGTGTAGGTTAATTTGTTTCAGGCTAAACTTGGTTCCGTCCGCCCTGCTGGAAGCCGGTCCTATTGATTTGGCAGGCAGGATGTGGCACACTGACTTGAGGTGCGCTCGAGCAAGCAGCGCAGGGCAACATGCAGGAAAGGACGTGGCGATGCGGGCATGAACCGTTGGATATTCCGCTCAATGACGGAGCTTAGCTCACGCAAATGGATTTCGAGGCTTACCGGCCGTTTCGCACAGTCGAAGCAAAGCCGTGCTTTCTTGCCCCGTTTCGTCAAAATCTATGGCATTAACGTGGAAGAGGCCGAAAAGCCGCTGGAACAATATGAAACGCTCAACGAATTTTTTACCCGGCGCTTAAAAGATGGCGCGCGTCCCGTCGCCGGTTTGCCCGATGCGGTAGCCAGCCCGGTGGACGCTCTTGTGACCGGCATCGGCCCGATTCATAACGGCTCGTTATTAAATATTAAAGGACAAGACTATACGATTGATGAACTGCTGAAATATTCTCCCCGCGCCGAAAACTACCGGAACGGCTATTATATCGTCTTGTATTTAAGCCCGACGGATTATCACCGTATCCATTCTCCGGTTGACGGACGGATCGTCGAGAACGAGCGCATCCCCGGCAAGGTATATCCGGTGAACGATTCCGGGATGCGCCATATGAAGCAGGTTTTATGCCGCAACGAAAGGCTGATCACTTATATCCGCCATCGCAGCGGAGAGCTTGCCGTTGTCAAGGTCGGCGCGATGAATGTGAGCAGCATCAAATACGCCGAACCGGTCAGGGAGCAGGTGCGCAAAGGGGATGAGCTTGCCTATTTCGAATTTGGCTCAACCGTTGTGCTGCTTGCCGAACAAGGCACGTTTACGCCAAGAGCGGATCTGAAGCACGGGACCAAGGTCAAAATGGGGGAGCTGCTGGGCATGCTTACAGCCCCTTCCGTTTCCTCCTTGGCCTCGGCGGATTAGACGGCAGAGCAGTTATACTGCTTTGCTTTGAGGTCGCCTTGAACAGGATGCGGCAAAAAGAAATAGAGGTGCAGGAAGCTGATCCTGCACCTCTATTTCTTTTGTTTCCATGAGGCAACCAACTGCATGAGCCAAACAGAGCAAGGAATGTTATGGAGAAGCGGTGATCGGAACCATATTTTTTGCTCCGAGCGAGCCATTTCCATTAACGTGTTTCCGAAGGGCTTTTTCCCGTGTATTGCTTGAACTGGCGGCTGAAAAAAAAGATATCCCGGTAGCCCAGCGCATCGGCGACTTCCGTCACATTCATCCCGCCATACGTGAGCAAATGCTGCGCTCTGTCAATTCTGGTCCGGATCATATAAGATTGAACCGACATGCCGATGATCTCTTTAAACTTCATGGAAAAATACCGCGGCGACAGCTGCGCCCGCGCTGCCAAATCTTCAACCCGATGCGCCTTGCCGGGATTTTGCTTAATATAATTGGCGATTTCGTGTATAGCCTCCGACAGCTGATTACTGCCTTTTTTCTCCACCGGCGTCTGCCGGTCCTCCCGCAGCAAATGAATCATCAGCTGCTTCAGTACAAGCTGCGCTTCTTCATCGGCGGCGAAAGTCGGCACCAGAAACAATCGGACGTAGCGGGCCAGCATAGATTCAAAATCAATCGTATCCTGCAAAATCCGGTACCGGTTCGGAATATCTGCCGCTTCCTGTTTCGTATCAAAATGGATATAAGTCAGCACAAGAGGCCGCTGCGGATTATGGGTGGCAGTAGGGTGATCTCCCGGACGGAACAGGAAGCAGCTCCCTTTGCCAATCGCATAAGTTTGCCCGTTTAACTCAACCTCGCCTTCCCCGCTCCATACATAAAACAAATCATAGTTAACAAGCGGCTTGTCCCGCTTCGCCCATTTCCACATTGGTTCACATACGATTTTTGCCGAAAAGGGCAGCAGTACATAGTCATCCGGCTGTAAATGAAGCATGGCGAACCAACCTTTCTGAACAAATTGTTTGCGGTCCATGCCGCGCCGCTCGCTTCGGCATGGACATTCCTGTGTGGCAATCATACAATAGCATGAATCGCCAAGCAATGAAGCATTGTACAATTCTCGGAAAATTTTAATCGGCATGGTGTATGGCTTATAAAAAATGTTATAATAGCACCCGATAAGCCGAATCGGAATCGTAAATATCGTTTTCGGTCCCCATTGTAAGCAGTCATGACTTTTTTGGAAGGATGGAACATGTCCATGAACCCACTTGCCCAGCAGTTGAACGAGACACTTAAACAAGAAAATCCGCATGTGCACGAAATGCTTTCCGGACTAGGCAAACAAATCTATTTTCCTAAAGAAGGCATCTTGAGCCAATCGGCTGAAGCAAAAACAAAAGCAAAAAAGTTTAATGCCACAATCGGTATCGCAACCGAAGGCGGACAGCCGATGCACCTGAAAGTCATCCAGGACAACCTGAACGCCTACAACCCTAAAGACTTGTACGAGTATGCCCCGCCGGCAGGCAAGCCGGAGTTGCGCACGGTTTGGCGCGCAAAAATGATTAAAGAAAACCCTGAGCTTGAAGGCAAAAGCTTCGGGAACCCTATTGTCACGAACGCCTTGACACACGGCCTCAGCATCGTTGCCGATTTATTCGCAGATGCCGGAGACGCGGTTGTCATTCCAAATAAAAACTGGGAAAACTATGAGCTTACGTTCGGCATCCGCCGCGGCGCACAAATCGTAGAATACCCTCTCTATAATGAACAAATGCAGTTTAACAGCGAAGGGCTGCGCCAGGCGCTGCTTGCGCAAAAAGAAAAAGGCAAAGCGATCGTTGTCCTGAATTTCCCGAACAACCCGACCGGATATACGCCAGGACCGCAGGAAGGCAACCAGATTGTCGCGGCAATCCGTGAAGCAGCGGAAGCCGGCATCAATGTGGTGGCCGTTACCGATGATGCTTATTTCGGATTGTTTTTCGAAGATTCGCTGCACGAGTCGCTGTTCGGCAAGCTTTCCGACATCCATCCTCGCGTCCTTGCCGTTAAAGTGGACGGCGCTACAAAAGAAGAATATGTATGGGGCTTCCGCGTAGGCTTCCTCACTTACGCATCGGACTCGGATAAAGTATTAAACGTGCTGGAGCAAAAAACAATGGGCATTATCCGCGCCACCATTTCGAGCGGTCCGCATCCGTCCCAGACGTTTGTGCTCGAAGCGCTGAAATCGCCGGAATTCGAAGCTCAGAAAGCAGAGAAGTTCGACATTATGAAACGCCGTGCCAATCGCGTGAAGCAGCTGCTCGACAGCGGCAAATACGGTGATTCGCTTCCGTATTATCCGTTTAACTCCGGTTACTTCATGTGCCTCAAACTGTCCGGCGTAACGGCTGAACAGGTCCGCAACCATCTGCTGGATGAATACGGCATCGGTACAATCGCGCTTGGCGAAACGGACCTCCGTGTCGCGTTCTCCTGCATTGAAGAAGAACATCTGGAAGAATTGTACGACAGCATTTATAAAGCGGTTCAAACGCTGTCGAAATAAGATTAAACAAGCCGCCTTGTCCAGCTGGACAGGGCGGCTTGTTTGTTTGCCCGCCGCTCACTGCTCACTGCTCACTGCTCACTGCTCACTGCTCACTGCTCACTGCTCACTGCTCACTGCTCACTGCAAAAGCAGCCTTTGCAATGAGCGGCGGGCAGCGAACCGTCTCCGGCGCTTATTCAAAACGCTTATTCGTCTTCTTCGGCTTCACGCTTCAGCTTCCGTTGGACATTGCCCGGCCGGAGCAGCCCGATATAAGCAGCTGCCGCAATAAACGCAGCTGCCGCCGGAACGGCAAGCCCGTGTACTAGCAAAGGAATGCCAGCCGGCAGCCAGAGCAAACATGCACAGATGAAAAAAACAGCCCGGTCAACCCGAATAAGGCTGATTTGCCGCTTCGAGTCGGGCAGCGGATACACATGCCGCCAGACGGAATGGCGGTGGACGCTGCGAATAGAACCAAGCTGCAAGCCGATTAGCAGCACAAACAGGACATAAAACGCCATTGCCCCCAGCCGTCCAGCCATGCGGCGTCCGCCAGCCAATAGACAACAAGCCCAAACAGCACCAGCATCCGCATCAATATTCCGGTCGTCTCCGTACGGATGGCCGACAGCGCGTACAAGTAAACAAAAGTATTGTCATGCCGGTATCGGATCGTCCGGATGATCCATGCCAAATAAGGCCGGGAATAAGCTTTGGACGGCATCGTCGGCACATCGGCAAACAAGCTGAAGAAACGATAATACCGGCT encodes the following:
- a CDS encoding FecCD family ABC transporter permease, with the protein product MVTSERQIRKEMKGKTRPVTASLVLLLGAAALILIFGLSVSVGAADIKLSTVWQAIFHYDTNNTQHVIIQELRIPRSAAAALVGAGLAVAGAIMQGMTRNPLADSGLLGLNAGAGLALAICIAMAPGMSYMFIMAMCFVGAAAGAGIVYGIGSLAKGGLTPIRLTLAGAAVSALFMAVSEGIQIAYKIGQDVAFWQAGGVAGTNWKQLAAVGPWMIAAIVGSIIISRSITLLSLGEEVAVSLGQKTGWVKAVGLLFVLILAGAGVSIAGPIAFVGLLIPHLSRFWVGVDYRWIIPCSAIVGGVFMMLADIAARLVNPPSESPVGALIAIIGVPFLLYIARKQKGEA
- a CDS encoding helix-turn-helix domain-containing protein; this encodes MLHLQPDDYVLLPFSAKIVCEPMWKWAKRDKPLVNYDLFYVWSGEGEVELNGQTYAIGKGSCFLFRPGDHPTATHNPQRPLVLTYIHFDTKQEAADIPNRYRILQDTIDFESMLARYVRLFLVPTFAADEEAQLVLKQLMIHLLREDRQTPVEKKGSNQLSEAIHEIANYIKQNPGKAHRVEDLAARAQLSPRYFSMKFKEIIGMSVQSYMIRTRIDRAQHLLTYGGMNVTEVADALGYRDIFFFSRQFKQYTGKSPSETR
- a CDS encoding FecCD family ABC transporter permease, with amino-acid sequence MAAIEALRRRRAAFVITVLAVLIIITFLVSMNTGYIRLSPLDVLQTLFGMGTDKQSMILFDFRLPRIVTSVLIGMGFAISGCILQSLSRNPLADPGLLGINSGASLMVVLYISFIQMDRSGSVLIMPIFAFLGSMAAAVIIYAFSYKRHQGVIPTRMILAGVAIAQAINAAILVLTLRINPDQYQKIQIWIAGSINGTSWTYVAALLPWIVILIPYTVYKSRALNVLHLGDQLATGLGSPVGRDRLLLLGAAVGLAGACTAVGGGISFIGLIGPHLARRLVGPNHQQLLPASALCGGLIVMVADTVSRTISEIPTGIIVAVIGAPYFLYLLSKAK
- a CDS encoding aminotransferase class I/II-fold pyridoxal phosphate-dependent enzyme → MNPLAQQLNETLKQENPHVHEMLSGLGKQIYFPKEGILSQSAEAKTKAKKFNATIGIATEGGQPMHLKVIQDNLNAYNPKDLYEYAPPAGKPELRTVWRAKMIKENPELEGKSFGNPIVTNALTHGLSIVADLFADAGDAVVIPNKNWENYELTFGIRRGAQIVEYPLYNEQMQFNSEGLRQALLAQKEKGKAIVVLNFPNNPTGYTPGPQEGNQIVAAIREAAEAGINVVAVTDDAYFGLFFEDSLHESLFGKLSDIHPRVLAVKVDGATKEEYVWGFRVGFLTYASDSDKVLNVLEQKTMGIIRATISSGPHPSQTFVLEALKSPEFEAQKAEKFDIMKRRANRVKQLLDSGKYGDSLPYYPFNSGYFMCLKLSGVTAEQVRNHLLDEYGIGTIALGETDLRVAFSCIEEEHLEELYDSIYKAVQTLSK
- the asd gene encoding archaetidylserine decarboxylase (Phosphatidylserine decarboxylase is synthesized as a single chain precursor. Generation of the pyruvoyl active site from a Ser is coupled to cleavage of a Gly-Ser bond between the larger (beta) and smaller (alpha chains). It is an integral membrane protein.) → MNRWIFRSMTELSSRKWISRLTGRFAQSKQSRAFLPRFVKIYGINVEEAEKPLEQYETLNEFFTRRLKDGARPVAGLPDAVASPVDALVTGIGPIHNGSLLNIKGQDYTIDELLKYSPRAENYRNGYYIVLYLSPTDYHRIHSPVDGRIVENERIPGKVYPVNDSGMRHMKQVLCRNERLITYIRHRSGELAVVKVGAMNVSSIKYAEPVREQVRKGDELAYFEFGSTVVLLAEQGTFTPRADLKHGTKVKMGELLGMLTAPSVSSLASAD
- a CDS encoding ABC transporter permease, translated to MAGRLGAMAFYVLFVLLIGLQLGSIRSVHRHSVWRHVYPLPDSKRQISLIRVDRAVFFICACLLWLPAGIPLLVHGLAVPAAAAFIAAAAYIGLLRPGNVQRKLKREAEEDE
- a CDS encoding glycosyltransferase family 4 protein — its product is MSPTKVAFVTPGSFPIPSSKSSSVERVVEKFVPLLSPVIEPRIYGRASRNLSKKGKVANVICERYPASNKAVYTRLVGQAIRRFAPQIIQVENRPVMVTRLKAAHPGKRLWLNLHSTTFIGPRYISRKALRKSLLASDKIIVNSEFIRGEVEKRVPEAARRLRVVYPGVDTGRFISRFSPEGAWRREEQRLLKGLYGRKVVIFIGRLIPLKGVHHLLHIVPQLAMRHPELLVVIVGSPFYGSFRKTEYSLSLERLARRCHGTVRFVPYVPHPEVADWFLSSDIAVVPSGQREAFGLVNVEAMACGIPVVATSAGGMKEIIVDGHTGFLINPDLLEMELLERLDMLLRDTALREDMGRNSRQLVEQKFTWRHTAEQWLNVLHE